In Micromonospora sp. NBC_01813, the following are encoded in one genomic region:
- a CDS encoding helix-turn-helix transcriptional regulator has translation MAGRRYPPNRRLAWERLQRGWSYEEITEHIRAEMSRAGETDTGLNANTVRRWEIGERWPDPRYRKHLVAILGKPASDLGLLTSDELAVRPDAETLHEFRRLWEMLTGDDNSNGWDRASVLRALVGASMLPLVAPLLSLDPDAAHADGRTVDPDSYQQIVRCQRELYWTIPARPLYEAAYAHTQLGVGLLRAAAGTSRASLASALAESALLTARLAFFDLSQPAVAERCYDVALAATREAGDHALAATVLGHMAFIPAFGHQPANGRPLIDAALQHTWHGVSPMVRSWLHCVASEVEARAGEAAASRRHIDLAAGAVDSDSTPPEWLDFYDNGRLHSFAGYAALASGDHSEAAGQLNQALATLTGTSAKQRSVVLADLATAHGGDGDRAADYLNQAVDALHTDWYGTGLDRVRAVRPMLGDSRHGALLDERVAALTAGRAALSG, from the coding sequence ATGGCGGGACGGCGCTACCCCCCGAACCGGCGGCTCGCGTGGGAAAGGCTCCAACGCGGCTGGTCCTACGAGGAGATCACCGAACACATCCGCGCCGAGATGAGCCGCGCGGGCGAGACCGACACCGGGCTCAACGCCAACACCGTCCGACGCTGGGAGATCGGCGAGCGGTGGCCCGACCCGCGCTACCGCAAGCACCTGGTCGCGATCCTCGGCAAGCCGGCAAGCGACCTCGGTCTGCTCACCTCCGACGAGCTAGCCGTGCGCCCGGACGCGGAAACACTGCACGAGTTCAGGAGGTTGTGGGAAATGCTCACCGGAGACGACAACAGCAACGGATGGGACCGCGCATCGGTACTACGCGCACTCGTCGGCGCCAGCATGCTGCCCCTGGTCGCACCCCTGCTTTCCCTCGATCCAGACGCCGCCCACGCCGACGGCAGAACCGTCGACCCCGACTCGTACCAGCAGATCGTGCGCTGCCAGCGTGAGCTGTACTGGACCATCCCGGCCCGCCCGCTCTACGAGGCCGCCTACGCCCACACCCAGCTCGGCGTCGGTCTCCTGCGCGCCGCCGCCGGTACCAGCCGGGCCAGTCTCGCCAGCGCGCTCGCGGAATCCGCGCTGCTCACCGCCCGGCTCGCCTTCTTCGACCTCAGCCAACCCGCCGTCGCCGAACGCTGCTACGACGTCGCCCTCGCCGCCACCCGCGAGGCCGGCGACCACGCCCTGGCCGCCACCGTCCTCGGTCACATGGCGTTCATCCCCGCCTTCGGCCACCAACCCGCCAACGGCCGCCCACTGATAGACGCTGCCCTGCAACACACCTGGCACGGCGTCAGCCCCATGGTCCGCTCCTGGCTGCACTGCGTCGCCTCGGAGGTCGAGGCCCGTGCCGGAGAGGCGGCCGCGAGTCGCCGCCACATCGACCTCGCCGCCGGCGCGGTCGACAGCGACTCCACCCCACCCGAGTGGCTCGACTTCTACGACAACGGCCGCCTGCACTCGTTCGCCGGGTACGCCGCCCTCGCCAGCGGCGACCACAGCGAAGCCGCCGGACAGCTCAACCAGGCGCTCGCCACGCTCACCGGCACCAGCGCCAAGCAGCGCAGCGTTGTCCTCGCAGACCTGGCCACCGCGCATGGCGGTGACGGCGATCGCGCCGCCGACTACCTCAACCAGGCCGTCGACGCCCTACACACCGACTGGTACGGCACCGGCCTCGACCGGGTCCGAGCCGTCCGTCCGATGCTCGGCGACAGCCGACACGGCGCACTGCTCGACGAACGCGTCGCCGCTCTCACCGCCGGCAGGGCCGCGCTCTCGGGATAG
- a CDS encoding HAD family hydrolase, translating to MIASVFFDVGETIVDESREYGTWADWLGVPRHTFSAAFGAVIARGLDYRETFQVFRPGFDLAEERQRRTAAGQPESFTEEDLYPDARPCLAALRESGLQVGLAGNQTARAETILRVLDLPVDVIGTSDGWGVEKPSAAFFDRVVAEAGCQADQVLYVGDRLDNDIRPAQQAGIATALIRRGPWGHILDDQTVIDRCLFQLDSLAELPDLVRKHNESAR from the coding sequence GTGATCGCGAGCGTGTTCTTCGATGTGGGCGAGACCATCGTCGACGAGTCCCGTGAGTACGGCACCTGGGCGGACTGGCTCGGCGTGCCGCGCCACACCTTCTCGGCTGCCTTCGGGGCGGTGATCGCGCGCGGCCTCGACTACCGGGAGACGTTCCAGGTGTTCCGGCCGGGGTTCGACCTGGCCGAGGAGCGGCAGCGCCGGACGGCGGCGGGGCAGCCGGAATCCTTCACCGAGGAGGACCTGTATCCGGATGCCCGACCGTGCCTGGCGGCACTGCGCGAGTCAGGGCTGCAGGTCGGCCTGGCCGGTAACCAGACGGCGCGGGCGGAGACCATTTTGCGGGTCCTCGACCTGCCGGTGGACGTCATCGGCACCTCGGACGGCTGGGGCGTGGAAAAACCGTCCGCGGCGTTCTTCGACCGGGTGGTCGCCGAGGCAGGTTGCCAGGCTGACCAGGTGCTCTATGTCGGGGATCGGCTGGACAACGACATCCGGCCCGCACAGCAGGCGGGGATCGCGACCGCCCTGATCCGTCGCGGCCCGTGGGGGCACATCCTCGACGACCAGACGGTAATCGACCGTTGCCTGTTCCAGCTCGACTCGCTGGCAGAGCTACCCGACCTCGTCCGCAAGCACAACGAGTCAGCTCGCTGA
- the valS gene encoding valine--tRNA ligase, whose amino-acid sequence MADTSSGFAVPSAPSLNGLEDKWARRWEEQGVYRFDRAADRAGVYSIDTPPPTVSGSLHVGHVFSYTHTDVIARYQRMRGKAVFYPMGWDDNGLPTERRVQNFFGVRCDPSLPYDPDFTPPERPGTSELPVSRRNFIELCERLTVADEQVFEQLWRRLGLSVDWQMTYQTIDADSRRVSQRAFLRNVTRGEAYLSEAPTLWDVTYRTAVAQAELEDRERPGAHHRVAFHRPDGAPVHIMTTRPELLPACVALVAHPDDERYRDLVGTTVRTPLFGVEVPVTAHRLAAPDKGTGIAMICTFGDLTDVVWWRELQLASRPVIGRDGRMLADPPPGLDDPPGRAAYAQLVGTTVHTARERVVELLRACGDLVGEPEKITHPVKFYERGDKPLEIVTTRQWYLRNGGRDTDLRETLLGRGRKLAWQPEYMRARYESWVGGLTGDWLVSRQRFFGVPIPLWYPLDEHGEPVHGQPILPDEAALPVDPSVDTPPGYQAEQRGTPGGFSGDPDVMDTWATSSLTPQIAGKWGTDDDLFQRVFPMDLRPQAHEIIRTWLFSSVVRSHLEHGGLPWSHAAISGWVLDPDRKKMSKSKGNVVTPLALLEEYGSDAARYWAVNGRPGTDTTFDTGQMKVGRRLAMKILNASRFVLGLGGPAETATVTEALDRAMLAELASVVEEATDALDGYDYARALERIEQFFWRFCDDYLELAKSRGYGERGSAPAESARAALTIALATLLRLFAPFLPFVAEEVWSWWRTGTVHQAAWPKGDQLRAAADGADATALTVASQVIAAIRKAKSEAKLSMRADVSKVLVRAEPAMLVALGSVAADLRAAGRVAWLDTEEADQPGLSTLVTV is encoded by the coding sequence ATGGCTGACACCTCTTCGGGCTTCGCCGTGCCGTCGGCACCGTCGTTGAACGGGCTGGAAGACAAGTGGGCGCGTCGCTGGGAGGAGCAGGGCGTATACCGGTTCGACCGGGCCGCCGACCGGGCCGGGGTGTACTCCATCGACACCCCGCCGCCCACGGTGAGTGGGTCGCTGCATGTCGGTCACGTGTTCTCGTACACGCACACCGACGTCATCGCCCGGTATCAGCGGATGCGGGGCAAGGCGGTGTTCTACCCGATGGGTTGGGACGACAACGGCCTGCCCACCGAGCGCCGGGTGCAGAACTTCTTCGGTGTGCGCTGCGACCCGTCCCTGCCGTACGACCCGGATTTCACCCCGCCGGAGCGGCCCGGCACGTCGGAGCTTCCGGTGTCCCGGCGCAACTTCATCGAGTTGTGCGAGCGGTTGACGGTCGCCGACGAGCAGGTGTTCGAGCAGCTGTGGCGGCGGCTGGGGCTGTCGGTCGACTGGCAAATGACCTACCAGACCATCGACGCCGACTCGCGAAGGGTGTCGCAGCGGGCGTTTCTGCGCAACGTCACGCGCGGTGAGGCGTACCTGTCCGAGGCGCCGACGCTCTGGGACGTCACGTACCGGACCGCGGTCGCCCAGGCGGAACTGGAGGACCGGGAACGGCCCGGCGCGCACCACCGGGTGGCCTTCCACCGGCCGGACGGCGCCCCGGTCCACATCATGACCACCCGACCGGAGCTGCTGCCGGCGTGCGTGGCCCTGGTGGCGCACCCGGACGACGAGCGGTACCGCGACCTGGTCGGCACCACCGTCCGTACCCCCTTGTTCGGGGTCGAGGTCCCGGTCACCGCGCACCGGCTCGCGGCCCCCGACAAGGGCACCGGCATCGCCATGATCTGCACCTTCGGCGACCTCACCGACGTCGTGTGGTGGCGCGAGCTTCAGCTGGCCAGCCGCCCGGTCATCGGCCGCGACGGCCGCATGCTGGCCGACCCGCCGCCCGGCCTGGACGACCCGCCGGGTCGGGCGGCCTACGCCCAGCTCGTCGGCACCACCGTGCACACCGCCCGGGAACGGGTGGTGGAACTGCTGCGCGCCTGCGGCGACCTGGTCGGCGAACCGGAGAAGATCACCCATCCGGTCAAGTTCTACGAGCGCGGCGACAAGCCGCTGGAGATCGTCACGACCCGACAGTGGTACCTGCGCAACGGGGGCCGCGACACCGACCTGCGGGAGACCCTGCTGGGGCGGGGCCGGAAACTGGCCTGGCAGCCGGAGTACATGCGGGCCCGCTACGAGAGCTGGGTCGGCGGCCTGACCGGGGACTGGCTGGTCAGCCGGCAACGGTTCTTCGGCGTGCCGATTCCACTGTGGTACCCACTCGACGAACATGGCGAGCCGGTCCACGGCCAGCCGATCCTGCCCGACGAGGCCGCGCTGCCGGTCGACCCCAGCGTCGACACCCCGCCGGGCTACCAAGCTGAGCAACGGGGAACGCCCGGCGGGTTCAGCGGCGACCCGGACGTCATGGACACCTGGGCGACGTCCTCGCTGACCCCGCAGATCGCCGGCAAGTGGGGCACCGACGACGACCTGTTCCAGCGGGTGTTCCCGATGGATCTGCGTCCCCAGGCGCACGAGATCATCCGGACCTGGCTGTTCTCCAGCGTCGTGCGGTCGCATCTGGAGCATGGCGGCCTGCCGTGGTCACACGCCGCGATCTCCGGCTGGGTCCTGGACCCGGACCGCAAGAAGATGTCGAAGTCCAAGGGCAACGTCGTCACTCCGTTGGCGCTGCTCGAAGAGTACGGATCCGACGCGGCCCGCTACTGGGCGGTCAACGGCCGACCCGGCACGGACACCACGTTCGATACCGGGCAGATGAAGGTCGGCCGCCGGCTGGCGATGAAGATCCTCAACGCCAGCCGGTTCGTGCTCGGCCTGGGCGGCCCGGCCGAAACCGCCACGGTCACCGAAGCGTTGGACCGGGCGATGCTGGCGGAGCTGGCAAGCGTGGTGGAGGAAGCCACCGACGCGCTGGACGGCTACGACTACGCCCGAGCCTTGGAGCGTATCGAGCAGTTCTTCTGGCGGTTCTGCGACGACTACCTTGAGCTGGCCAAGAGCCGGGGGTACGGCGAACGCGGCTCCGCCCCGGCCGAGTCGGCCCGCGCCGCGCTGACCATCGCCCTCGCCACGCTGCTGCGGCTGTTCGCGCCGTTCCTGCCCTTCGTCGCCGAGGAAGTGTGGTCGTGGTGGCGCACCGGCACGGTGCACCAGGCTGCCTGGCCGAAGGGTGACCAGCTGCGCGCTGCGGCCGATGGTGCCGACGCCACCGCGCTGACCGTCGCCAGCCAGGTCATCGCCGCGATCCGCAAGGCCAAGTCGGAAGCGAAGCTGTCCATGCGGGCCGACGTGTCCAAGGTCCTGGTCCGTGCCGAGCCAGCGATGCTGGTCGCGCTCGGCAGCGTCGCGGCGGATCTGCGGGCCGCCGGCCGGGTCGCCTGGCTGGACACCGAGGAAGCCGACCAGCCAGGACTGAGCACCCTCGTGACGGTGTAG
- the amcA gene encoding multiple cyclophane-containing RiPP AmcA: MTLYLSRNATTTASVDGTVRSGNGGGAIAGDRIATSRTDPPLFTHVWQRLFEQSARKERRR; this comes from the coding sequence ATGACGCTCTACCTCTCCCGCAACGCCACAACGACAGCATCTGTCGACGGCACCGTCAGATCAGGCAACGGCGGCGGGGCGATCGCGGGCGATCGCATCGCCACATCCCGAACCGACCCTCCGCTGTTCACCCACGTCTGGCAGCGGCTGTTCGAACAGAGCGCGCGGAAGGAACGACGCCGATGA
- a CDS encoding trypsin-like serine peptidase, whose translation MDNKALRTLGVLVATAALTLAAAATPAAATPTSAVDMVTPVSDTGETINPAVLAERIDETMVQATRPTVRRGADGTDRVPAGQVEGKTEPGEIGISSIIGTDNRYQTTPANWWPASSTVQITRTSGGVTQGHCTGWMIGADTLITAGHCVYPRNGTAWYPRSEFRVWPGRDGSSTPYGSCTVASLHSVGGWVNSFTNGYDYGAMKLNCTVGNSTGTYGFMWTSASQNGTSTYNRGYSGDKAFGTQWASFDQIRVTQSTELFYLHDTVGGNSGGPVYTYSVTDCGPCAVAVHAHGIHGSGAPNNNHNSGPRITESVFNNFVYWRDL comes from the coding sequence ATGGACAACAAGGCGCTCCGGACGCTCGGTGTCCTCGTCGCGACGGCGGCGTTGACGCTGGCCGCCGCGGCGACACCCGCCGCGGCCACACCCACCAGCGCTGTCGACATGGTGACCCCGGTCTCCGACACGGGCGAAACCATCAACCCGGCGGTCCTTGCCGAGCGGATCGACGAGACGATGGTCCAGGCCACCCGTCCGACGGTGCGGCGCGGCGCCGACGGGACGGATCGGGTGCCCGCCGGCCAGGTCGAAGGCAAGACCGAGCCGGGCGAGATCGGCATCAGCAGCATCATCGGTACGGACAACCGGTACCAGACGACCCCGGCGAACTGGTGGCCGGCGAGCTCCACGGTTCAGATCACCCGTACCTCCGGTGGGGTCACCCAGGGACACTGCACCGGCTGGATGATCGGTGCCGACACGCTGATCACCGCTGGGCACTGCGTATACCCCCGTAACGGCACCGCGTGGTACCCGCGCAGCGAGTTCAGGGTCTGGCCGGGGCGCGACGGCAGTTCCACGCCGTACGGCTCGTGCACCGTGGCCAGTCTGCACTCGGTCGGGGGATGGGTGAACAGCTTCACCAACGGTTACGACTACGGTGCGATGAAGCTCAACTGCACGGTCGGCAACAGCACCGGGACCTACGGTTTCATGTGGACCTCCGCCAGCCAGAATGGCACGTCGACCTACAACCGGGGCTACAGCGGGGACAAGGCCTTCGGCACCCAGTGGGCCAGCTTCGACCAGATCCGGGTGACCCAGTCCACCGAGCTGTTCTACCTTCACGACACGGTCGGCGGTAACAGCGGCGGACCCGTCTACACGTATTCCGTGACCGACTGCGGCCCCTGCGCGGTGGCGGTGCACGCGCACGGCATCCACGGCAGCGGCGCGCCGAACAACAACCACAACAGCGGACCGCGGATCACCGAGTCCGTCTTCAACAACTTCGTCTACTGGCGTGACCTGTAG
- a CDS encoding caspase, EACC1-associated type, protein MGRHALLLGTASYHADRKLPALPSVRQDVAQLKTLLDGGGGFDTVDAQLDLPVAHLRQVVEEFYGRRGRDDLTLLYYSGHGVLHEDRESLFLTATDSHAGQLHATAFDVDGTLRHLLNSTKASQKVVLLDCCFSGAFTARHRFRGGVREEPRRGKRERGTFVLTSSTHMKASKAQGPDRPSVFTEVLLDGLRGAAGGSADGWVTTNDLARYAMTEMARRRQHSPVESSEGVTEPIRLVAAPDSAAARAQPDTGPTSPADDAPFDADQWRRLITYYVNCMERSAALRSFIDPQAVSTYAPAPAGAEAVFTAASPVRLTGRASALAARARDHGKELQYGYPVVAVRPSRQQPVRLTPLLICDVTVGTDDVVHASFPPRPGPALLDLLQLSDVESDELLQRVGQVFVPGDPAALTATIDLLMKTFGLTPVADLDPTALVGPPRPGPLDRVQNAALLYSVDATASPQQQLVVDLQGMIRNPQLIDRTALATLAAGPGEAAPVSVATVALAPANEAQEEIIRAAMSQPLTVAQGPPGTGKSQLVTALLATATAAGQSVLIGSTSNQAVDAVFGRVGELVGPGLVLRTGNKEHRLQEPKHIADLIAAYPPAESHLAPDDRTPLYELRLISDEIDSLRQSLDDQRLLERDLADLAAERRPGPRREHRAGSEHRAGRDAAAVGLPDADAALARLYRLTDRALNSRWLGWWYRWRLRRHGTDDRDAIRALGERTVIELRWRDCRRQADALPAAETSWQRLTELIGVERPRRSIELLRAQIAHRVASGARLLQNRADEMTKAKPDSWAYFPQLLRVLPGWAVTALSVRWIRREPAMYDLVVIDEAAQCTVPAILPMLYRAKRALIIGDPRQLPPVVELADADDLAEQTKAGLGTGWLNTRRLRYARHSAYDAFAAAAGTAYLLDEHYRCHPDIVDAPNREVYQGRLTVLTDPARLTAPAEPAVRWRDVPGTFSYGPTGSGRNDVEISAVMTEVAELRAAHPEASIGVVTPLAAQQRGLKSALQAAGLSENLLCATIHRFQGSERDIMVVSPVGAHGIGDRTRDWLAHQTNLWNVAITRARSQLVVVGDRSWWSAQRGLLTAVALGRRSATVLPDAAPGPADQLHRALRDAGIAVQRDVAVAGQTADLVIRQAGREIAVYVDDPAGDPSGRALRKVLARLDVAAHHGTVRRVPAWRCLAEPEQVATELSEQLRHLEDRPSS, encoded by the coding sequence ATGGGCCGGCACGCGCTGCTGCTCGGCACAGCCAGCTACCACGCCGACCGGAAACTCCCGGCGCTGCCCTCGGTACGCCAGGACGTCGCCCAGCTCAAGACGCTGCTCGACGGCGGCGGCGGCTTCGACACCGTCGACGCCCAGCTGGACCTGCCGGTCGCACACCTACGCCAGGTCGTCGAGGAATTCTACGGCCGACGCGGCAGGGACGACCTGACCCTGCTGTACTACTCCGGGCACGGCGTGCTGCACGAGGACAGGGAGTCGCTGTTTCTCACCGCCACGGATTCCCACGCCGGCCAGTTGCACGCCACCGCCTTCGACGTCGACGGCACCCTGCGGCATCTGCTGAACAGCACCAAGGCCAGTCAGAAGGTCGTTCTGCTCGACTGCTGCTTCTCCGGAGCCTTCACCGCCCGACACCGGTTCCGTGGCGGCGTACGGGAGGAACCGCGCCGAGGAAAGCGCGAACGGGGCACCTTCGTCCTGACCTCCAGTACCCACATGAAGGCATCGAAGGCGCAGGGACCCGACCGGCCGTCGGTGTTCACCGAGGTGCTGCTCGACGGGCTGCGCGGCGCGGCCGGCGGATCCGCCGACGGCTGGGTCACCACCAACGACCTCGCCCGCTACGCCATGACCGAGATGGCCCGACGTCGGCAGCACTCGCCGGTCGAGTCGAGCGAGGGGGTGACCGAACCCATCCGGCTGGTCGCCGCGCCGGACTCGGCGGCCGCCCGGGCGCAACCTGACACCGGCCCGACGAGTCCCGCCGACGACGCCCCGTTCGACGCCGACCAGTGGCGCCGCCTGATCACCTACTACGTCAACTGCATGGAACGCTCGGCCGCCCTGCGGTCCTTCATCGACCCGCAGGCGGTCAGCACGTACGCTCCGGCGCCGGCGGGTGCCGAGGCGGTGTTCACGGCGGCCTCGCCGGTCCGGTTGACCGGCCGGGCGTCCGCGCTGGCCGCCCGGGCCCGCGACCACGGCAAGGAGTTGCAGTACGGCTATCCGGTCGTCGCGGTCCGACCCTCCAGGCAGCAGCCGGTACGGTTGACGCCGCTGCTGATCTGCGACGTCACGGTGGGCACCGACGACGTCGTGCACGCCTCCTTCCCGCCACGGCCCGGCCCGGCACTGCTCGACCTGCTGCAGTTGTCCGACGTGGAGTCCGACGAGCTGCTGCAACGGGTCGGACAGGTCTTCGTACCCGGTGACCCGGCGGCCCTCACCGCCACCATCGACCTGCTGATGAAGACGTTCGGTCTGACTCCGGTGGCGGACCTCGACCCGACGGCGCTGGTCGGCCCACCGCGTCCCGGACCACTCGACCGAGTACAGAACGCCGCGCTGCTCTACTCCGTCGACGCTACGGCCTCACCGCAGCAGCAGCTCGTCGTCGACCTGCAGGGCATGATCAGGAATCCGCAGCTCATCGACCGGACAGCGTTGGCAACCCTCGCGGCGGGCCCGGGCGAGGCAGCTCCGGTATCGGTCGCGACCGTCGCGCTGGCGCCGGCCAACGAGGCACAGGAGGAGATCATCCGGGCCGCGATGTCGCAGCCGTTGACCGTCGCGCAGGGTCCACCGGGGACCGGGAAGAGCCAACTGGTCACCGCGCTGCTGGCCACCGCCACCGCCGCCGGCCAGAGTGTGCTGATCGGCTCCACCAGCAACCAGGCGGTGGACGCGGTGTTCGGCCGGGTCGGCGAGCTGGTCGGTCCCGGGCTGGTGCTGCGCACCGGAAACAAGGAGCACCGGCTGCAGGAGCCGAAGCACATCGCCGACCTGATCGCCGCGTACCCGCCGGCGGAGAGCCACCTGGCACCCGACGACCGGACGCCGCTGTACGAACTCCGCCTGATCTCCGACGAGATCGACAGCCTGCGGCAGAGCCTGGACGATCAACGGCTGCTCGAACGCGACCTGGCCGACCTCGCAGCCGAGCGCCGACCGGGGCCGCGCCGCGAACACCGGGCCGGCAGTGAACACCGGGCCGGCCGCGATGCCGCAGCGGTCGGGCTGCCGGACGCCGACGCCGCGCTCGCGCGGCTGTACCGGCTCACCGACCGCGCCCTGAACAGCCGGTGGCTCGGCTGGTGGTACCGCTGGCGGCTACGTCGCCACGGTACCGACGACCGGGATGCCATCCGGGCCCTCGGCGAACGTACCGTCATCGAGCTGCGGTGGCGGGATTGTCGGCGACAGGCCGACGCGCTACCCGCTGCCGAGACGTCCTGGCAGCGGTTGACCGAACTCATCGGCGTCGAGCGGCCCCGGCGCAGCATCGAACTGCTGCGCGCCCAGATCGCCCATCGGGTGGCGTCGGGAGCCCGGCTGCTGCAGAACCGGGCCGACGAGATGACAAAGGCCAAACCGGACAGCTGGGCCTACTTCCCGCAGCTGCTCCGGGTGCTGCCGGGCTGGGCCGTCACGGCGCTGTCCGTGCGATGGATACGGCGGGAACCAGCGATGTACGACCTCGTCGTGATCGACGAGGCCGCGCAGTGCACCGTGCCGGCGATCCTGCCCATGCTGTACCGCGCCAAACGGGCACTGATCATCGGTGATCCCCGGCAGTTGCCACCCGTCGTCGAGCTTGCCGACGCCGACGATCTCGCCGAGCAGACCAAGGCCGGACTCGGCACCGGATGGTTGAACACCCGGCGGCTGCGCTACGCACGCCATTCGGCGTACGACGCATTCGCCGCCGCGGCCGGCACGGCCTATCTGCTCGACGAGCACTACCGCTGCCACCCGGACATCGTCGACGCCCCCAACCGGGAGGTGTACCAGGGCCGCCTCACCGTGTTGACCGATCCGGCCCGGCTGACCGCTCCCGCCGAACCGGCCGTACGGTGGCGCGACGTGCCGGGTACGTTCAGCTACGGACCGACCGGGTCCGGACGCAACGACGTCGAGATCTCGGCGGTGATGACCGAAGTGGCCGAGCTCCGCGCGGCCCACCCGGAGGCATCGATCGGAGTGGTCACGCCGCTCGCCGCGCAGCAGCGCGGCCTGAAGTCGGCGCTACAGGCCGCCGGCCTGTCCGAGAACCTGCTCTGCGCGACCATTCACCGGTTCCAGGGCAGCGAACGCGACATCATGGTCGTCTCACCGGTCGGCGCCCACGGCATCGGCGACCGCACCCGGGACTGGCTCGCCCATCAGACGAACCTGTGGAACGTCGCCATCACCCGGGCCCGGTCCCAGCTCGTCGTCGTCGGCGACCGGTCGTGGTGGTCGGCTCAACGGGGCCTGCTCACCGCCGTGGCCCTCGGCCGCAGGTCGGCCACCGTGCTGCCGGACGCCGCCCCGGGGCCCGCCGATCAGTTGCACCGTGCCCTGCGCGACGCCGGGATCGCCGTACAGCGGGACGTCGCCGTGGCCGGGCAGACCGCCGATCTCGTCATCCGCCAGGCCGGTCGGGAAATCGCCGTCTACGTCGACGACCCGGCCGGCGATCCGTCCGGCCGCGCCCTGCGCAAGGTCCTTGCCCGCCTCGACGTCGCCGCCCACCACGGCACCGTCCGCCGGGTGCCCGCATGGCGTTGCCTGGCCGAACCGGAGCAGGTGGCGACGGAACTGTCCGAGCAGCTCCGTCACCTGGAGGATCGGCCGAGCAGTTGA
- a CDS encoding NUDIX hydrolase: protein MGAGDRRASEWTIHDERVVDDTRRAVLSIADVELPDGVRFEQYVLRVPSAAMVIVLDDADRVLMMWRHRFIIDRWVWELPGGYLDHDEDPAVCAAREVEEETGWRPKSMEPLLGFQPMVGTIDQQNIIYLSRGADPTGTAPDINETARIGWIPLAEVEQRIHAGEIVGAGSVAGLLAVLLAKATGRI from the coding sequence ATGGGAGCCGGTGATCGGCGGGCAAGTGAGTGGACGATCCACGACGAGCGGGTCGTCGACGACACGAGACGTGCCGTGCTGAGCATCGCCGATGTTGAACTACCCGACGGCGTCCGGTTCGAGCAGTACGTACTCAGGGTGCCGTCCGCCGCGATGGTGATCGTCCTGGACGACGCGGACCGGGTGCTGATGATGTGGCGGCACCGGTTCATCATCGACCGGTGGGTCTGGGAGCTGCCGGGCGGCTACCTTGACCACGACGAGGACCCAGCCGTCTGTGCGGCGCGGGAGGTCGAGGAGGAGACCGGCTGGCGGCCCAAAAGCATGGAGCCGCTGCTGGGCTTCCAGCCCATGGTCGGCACCATCGACCAGCAGAACATCATTTACCTTTCCCGAGGGGCCGACCCCACGGGCACCGCGCCTGACATCAACGAGACCGCGCGAATCGGCTGGATCCCGCTGGCAGAGGTAGAGCAACGGATCCACGCCGGGGAGATCGTCGGTGCGGGGTCCGTCGCCGGTCTGCTCGCCGTGCTGCTGGCCAAAGCGACAGGGCGAATCTAG
- a CDS encoding carboxypeptidase-like regulatory domain-containing protein, producing MKPVRHALLPLLFVSLLLAGCATESSSSPGPSAPIGPDTPVSDQRQPEVPSASPGSAAGRGTAIIEVRDPAGEPLSVIPVEVRTVDWPMPAELAEDIARMTDARGEYTWTDLPPGEYEFTVRVPGEDVAAAERVTVVADETSRVPITLG from the coding sequence ATGAAGCCAGTACGACATGCGCTTCTGCCGTTGCTGTTCGTCAGCTTGCTGCTGGCGGGCTGCGCCACCGAATCATCGAGTTCGCCCGGACCGTCGGCGCCGATCGGTCCGGACACTCCTGTCTCGGACCAGCGACAGCCGGAGGTGCCCTCGGCATCGCCGGGTTCGGCCGCCGGCCGCGGTACGGCGATCATCGAGGTACGAGATCCGGCCGGTGAACCGCTTTCGGTGATCCCGGTGGAGGTCCGTACGGTCGACTGGCCGATGCCTGCGGAACTGGCCGAGGACATCGCCCGGATGACCGACGCGCGCGGTGAGTACACCTGGACCGATCTGCCACCGGGGGAGTACGAGTTCACCGTACGGGTTCCGGGCGAGGACGTCGCCGCAGCCGAGCGGGTGACGGTGGTGGCGGATGAGACCAGCCGGGTGCCGATCACCCTCGGCTGA